A stretch of the Amia ocellicauda isolate fAmiCal2 chromosome 10, fAmiCal2.hap1, whole genome shotgun sequence genome encodes the following:
- the LOC136759977 gene encoding coagulation factor IX has protein sequence MASFPQLHSKRLSHWSMMAKFSSLLVIFVILQECSLSCQGSVFISQRSATSVLRRERRFNNGLFEEMRPDNLERECYEEKCNFEEAREVFENNEKAMEFYYTYVDGDQCKSSPCQNGGQCKDDIKSYVCWCKPGYDGKNCEIELIRRCNLNNGGCVHFCAPAAPNKVVCSCADGYRLGKDGKACEPDRPFPCGRLVKNLSPSLSKVERGTVVLSSLDTNETETLALNNATNTTKTLNTTAPTTITTNPSLGKLSIHAETKLDTRIVGGDTCQPGEIPWQVVILDKTSEQWFCGGSILSEHWVVTAAHCFDRFKEALPIIIVGENDMTKHEGTESKHHIKELYIHPLYDKAISPHNHDIALLHLKEPIVFSAFVMPVCLGSKDFTEMLISSNAKSTVSGFGRLVQGGPQALVLQKLSVPYVDRSLCKESSSDKVSRFMFCAGYSNERKDSCQGDSGGPHVTKYHDTYFLTGIVSWGEGCAMEGKYGIYTRVSMYSKWIRTVMSNHSLSQSSVGASSV, from the exons ATGGCTTCTTTCCCTCAACTTCACAGCAAGAGACTTTCTCACTGGAGCATGATGGCAAAATTCTCTTCGCTTTTAGTGATCTTTGTCATCCTGCAGGAATGCAGTCTGAGCTGTCAAG GATCAGTGTTCATCTCTCAGCGCTCTGCCACCTCTGTGCTGCGGAGAGAGCGGCGCTTCAACAATGGCCTGTTCGAGGAGATGCGCCCGGATAACCTGGAGAGGGAGTGCTACGAGGAGAAGTGCAACTTCGAGGAGGCCAGGGAGGTCTTCGAAAACAATGAGAAAGCA ATGGAGTTTTACTACACATATGTTG ATGGTGACCAGTGCAAGTCCTCGCCCTGCCAGAATGGGGGCCAGTGTAAAGATGATATCAAATCCTATGTCTGCTGGTGCAAACCTGGGTATGATGGCAAGAACTGTGAGATAG AACTCATCAGGAGATGCAATCTTAATAATGGCGGCTGCGTGCATTTCTGTGCGCCAGCTGCTCCGAACAAGGTGGTGTGCAGCTGTGCAGATGGATACAGACTGGGCAAGGATGGGAAAGCCTGCGAGCCTGACC GCCCGTTCCCCTGTGGCAGGTTGGTGAAAAATCTAAGCCCCAGCCTCTCCAAAGTCGAACGCGGTACAGTCGTCCTGTCCTCGCTGGATACCAATGAGACGGAGACCTTGGCACTCAACAATGCCACCAACACTACTAAAACCCTCAACACTACGGCccccaccaccatcaccaccaacCCCTCCCTGGGCAAACTTTCCATCCATGCCGAGACGAAACTTGACACTCGCATCGTGGGGGGGGACACCTGTCAACCTGGGGAGATCCCCTGGCAG GTGGTGATTCTTGATAAAACCAGTGAACAGTGGTTCTGCGGAGGCTCCATCTTGAGTGAGCACTGGGTGGTGACGGCAGCACATTGCTTTGACAGATTTAAAGAGGCGCTGCCCATCATCATAGTGG GTGAGAATGACATGACCAAGCATGAGGGCACAGAGAGCAAGCACCACATCAAAGAGCTGTACATTCACCCTCTATATGACAAGGCCATAAGCCCGCACAACCACGACATCGCGCTGCTGCATCTCAAGGAGCCCATCGTCTTCAGCGCGTTCGTGATGCCTGTGTGCCTGGGGTCCAAGGATTTCACTGAGATGCTGATAAGCTCAAACGCAAAGTCCACAGTGAGCGGCTTCGGCCGGCTGGTGCAGGGTGGCCCACAGGCCTTGGTGCTGCAGAAGCTGAGCGTGCCGTACGTGGACCGGTCACTCTGCAAGGAAAGCAGCTCCGACAAGGTGTCACGCTTCATGTTCTGCGCTGGCTACTCCAACGAGAGGAAGGACTCCTGCCAGGGGGATAGTGGGGGGCCCCATGTCACTAAATATCATGACACCTATTTCTTAACGGGGATTGTAAGCTGGGGGGAGGGCTGTGCCATGGAAGGAAAGTACGGCATCTACACCCGCGTGTCAATGTACTCTAAGTGGATCAGAACCGTAATGAGCAACCATTCATTAAGCCAAAGCTCTGTAGGGGCCTCCAGTGTTTAA